One segment of Solanum stenotomum isolate F172 chromosome 1, ASM1918654v1, whole genome shotgun sequence DNA contains the following:
- the LOC125869707 gene encoding uncharacterized protein LOC125869707, translated as MQSTEVPVQHSCRKQFSCMFHFFRRRIHRLCSRMRWLMWRHPRTKVVIKRFGKLSSRGSHGQLKEKLSFKSSSTHPNGQSRTIRLASFNAALFSLAPAVPRPEKSSVFSHDDDNDDSFKFQNQVKSENNRPKSILKHSPLHPILTNGAKPKQKVSINLPENEISLAQNRVLGILEDDSTKILSLNNNSLGPVRSPICFPAMANWMINDYGGCCLSGTRTILDVLKEVDADILALQDVKAEEEKDMSPLSDLARALGMNYVFAESWAPEFGNAILSKWPIKKWRIQKIYDDKDFRNVLKATVDVPRMGELNFCCTQLDHLDENWRMKQINAIIQSNDSPHILAGGINSLEASDYSLERWNDIVKYYEEIGKPTPRVEVMNFLKQKEYNDAKEFAGECESVVIIAKGQNVQGTCKYGTRVDYILGSQGLPYAFVPGSYSVFSSKGTSDHHIVKVDIMKAASRGRRNSRKQKKVKQKVERMTSSCSSRGI; from the exons ATGCAGTCAACAGAGGTTCCAGTGCAGCATTCATGCAGAAAACAGTTTTCCTGCATGTTTCATTTCTTCAGACGGAGAATTCACCGGCTTTGCTCGAGGATGCGATGGCTGATGTGGCGTCATCCAAGAACTAAGGTGGTGATCAAGAGGTTTGGGAAGCTCAGTTCAAGAGGAAGTCATGGTCAGCTCAAAGAAAAACTAAGTTTCAAATCATCATCAACTCATCCAAATGGACAGAGTAGGACTATTCGACTAGCCTCCTTCAATGCAGCATTGTTTTCCCTTGCACCTGCTGTGCCTAGGCCTGAAAAATCATCCGTCTTTTCTCATGATGATGACAATGATGAcagtttcaaatttcaaaaccaGGTAAAGTCCGAGAATAATCGTCCTAAGAGCATATTGAAGCATTCCCCTCTTCATCCTATATTAACAAATGGAGCAAAACCAAAGCAAAAAGTTTCTATCAACCTTCCTGAGAATGAGATTTCATTAGCTCAGAATAGGGTACTTGGAATCTTGGAAGATGATTCCACCAAGATTTTGAGTTTAAACAACAACAGCCTAGGCCCTGTGAGGTCTCCGATATGCTTCCCCGCGATGGCTAATTGGATGATTAATGATTACGGAGGGTGCTGCTTGAGTGGAACAAGGACCATTCTTGATGTGCTGAAAGAAGTGGATGCTGATATATTGGCTTTACAAGATGTGAAGGCTGAGGAAGAGAAAGATATGAGCCCTTTATCTGATTTAGCTCGTGCTCTTGGGATGAACTATGTGTTTGCTGAAAGCTGGGCTCCTGAATTTGGTAATGCTATTTTATCCAAATGGCCTATTAAGAAATGGAGAATCCAGAAAATCTATGATGATAAAGATTTCAG AAATGTGCTTAAGGCTACGGTTGATGTACCCCGGATGGGAGAGTTGAACTTCTGTTGTACTCAACTTGATCATTTAGATGAGAATTGGAGAATGAAGCAAATAAATGCAATAATACAATCAAATGACAGTCCTCATATTTTAGCAGGAGGGATAAATTCTCTTGAAGCCTCAGATTACTCATTAGAGAGATGGAATGATATCGTAAAG TATTATGAGGAGATAGGAAAACCAACTCCAAGAGTTGAAGTAATGAATTTCTTGAAACAGAAAGAGTACAATGATGCAAAAGAGTTTGCAGGGGAATGTGAATCAGTTGTTATCATTGCTAAAGGCCAAA ATGTGCAAGGAACATGTAAATATGGAACTCGAGttgattatattttgggatCGCAAGGCCTTCCTTATGCATTTGTACCTGGATCATACTCGGTTTTTTCATCAAAAGGCACGTCCGATCACCATATAGTTAAGGTGGACATCATGAAAGCAGCAAGCAGAGGTAGGAGGAATAGTAGGAAACAGAAGAAAGTGAAACAGAAAGTTGAGAGGATGACAAGTTCTTGTTCTTCAAGAGGGATTTGA
- the LOC125870117 gene encoding protein DMP2-like has protein sequence MAKPSYTLKDKTLNGLGNLIRLLPTGTVFIYQFLNPILTNNGHCTIINKYLSGILIALCGLSCGFSCFTDSYTDNEGTTHYGIATMKGLWPTSKSMDTSSYKIGVGDFVHAFFTIVVFGVVTILDRNTVDCFFPAFESTEKMLIMVLPPVVGAISSVVFMVFPNKRHGIGYPSN, from the coding sequence ATGGCAAAACCTAGCTATACCTTGAAGGACAAGACCTTAAATGGCCTAGGCAATCTCATAAGACTCCTCCCAACAGGAACAGTCTTCATATACCAATTCCTAAACCCTATTCTCACAAACAATGGTCATTGCACTATCATCAACAAGTACCTATCAGGCATCCTCATTGCCCTTTGTGGTTTATCTTGTGGATTTTCTTGTTTCACCGATAGCTACACCGATAACGAGGGCACGACCCATTATGGCATAGCCACAATGAAGGGGCTTTGGCCAACATCTAAATCGATGGACACAAGTTCATACAAAATTGGTGTAGGTGACTTTGTGCATGCATTTTTTACTATAGTTGTTTTTGGTGTTGTGACTATTTTGGACAGGAATACGGTGGATTGTTTCTTTCCGGCGTTCGAATCGACGGAAAAGATGTTGATTATGGTGTTGCCACCGGTTGTTGGTGCAATTTCTAGTGTTGTGTTTATGGTGTTTCCTAATAAACGTCATGGTATAGGATACCCTTCCAACTAA
- the LOC125870098 gene encoding uncharacterized protein LOC125870098 — MGTEVLRPQNCLIDRFREPQPAAAFHRRKNNGYYNNGYRKPVVRTEKKKLNNKIQNQSEPSISRRSEESKPVQIPGRVTPAVDGGIVMGQVMILRRGESLDSLNPNIRNENKTTSSGKKKKQPASGSGDELTVYGTGRLGPDQPGMLPKNIRVGHTPTDVYAGSAFSNSPSPRSLPLPSFFNNMNNNNNKKQVEFKPFDDFASRDLRRLLRLE; from the coding sequence ATGGGAACAGAAGTTTTGCGTCCACAAAATTGTTTGATTGACAGGTTCAGGGAACCACAACCGGCGGCGGCGTTTCATCGTCGGAAAAATAATGGATACTATAACAACGGTTACCGGAAACCGGTTGTTAGAACGGAGAAAAAGAAGTTGAACAACAAGATCCAGAACCAATCTGAGCCGTCAATTTCGAGGAGATCTGAGGAATCGAAACCGGTTCAGATCCCCGGGAGAGTTACACCGGCGGTGGACGGCGGAATCGTGATGGGTCAGGTAATGATTTTGAGAAGGGGAGAGTCGTTGGATTCTCTGAACCCGAATATCAGGAATGAGAACAAAACGACGTCGTCGGGTAAGAAGAAGAAACAACCGGCGAGTGGTAGCGGTGATGAGTTGACGGTTTACGGTACCGGAAGATTGGGTCCGGACCAACCCGGGATGTTACCCAAAAATATCCGGGTCGGGCATACTCCGACCGACGTGTATGCTGGATCTGCTTTCTCGAATTCTCCATCGCCTAGATCTCTTCCTCTACCCTCTTTCTTCAACAacatgaacaacaacaacaacaaaaagcaAGTAGAATTCAAACCGTTTGATGATTTCGCCTCGAGAGATTTACGGAGGTTGCTCCGACTCGAGTAG
- the LOC125870065 gene encoding uncharacterized protein LOC125870065, which produces MENEKKLESFVLVHNIAKRHNVGTLARSATAFGVSEMILVGRRDFNAFGSHGSTSHVRFRHFHSLADAKTFLKERDCDICGVEITENAVAVNEHPFKRSTAFLLGNEGTGLSAKECEICDFFVYIPQYGCGTASLNVTVAASIVLHQFGVWAGFSERTREGNKFIVAERPFKQAKKNYCMESSESVAEERRLKRENLSNGFFEDAGKEESPSNLLDTLFDD; this is translated from the exons ATGGAAAATGAGAAGAAACTAGAGAGTTTCGTGCTGGTACATAACATAGCAAAGAGACACAACGTCGGAACCTTAGCTCGTAGCGCCACCGCGTTCGGCGTCTCGGAGATGATACTCGTCGGCCGTAGAGATTTCAACGCTTTCGGTAGCCACGGCTCCACTTCTCACGTCCGTTTCCGCCACTTCCACTCCCTTGCCGATGCTAAAACCTTCCTCAAG GAAAGAGATTGTGATATATGTGGAGTTGAAATTACAGAAAACGCGGTTGCAGTAAATGAGCATCCTTTTAAGAGAAGTACTGCTTTCCTGCTGGGCAATGAG GGTACTGGACTTTCTGCAAAAGAGTGTGAGATATGTGATTTCTTTGTATATATTCCACAATATGGGTGTGGTACTGCTTCATTGAATGTGACTGTTGCTGCTTCCATTGTTCTGCATCAATTTGGAG TTTGGGCTGGATTCTCTGAGAGAACACGTGAAGGGAACAAGTTCATTGTGGCTGAAAGACCTTTTAAACAGGCAAAGAAAAATTACTGCATGGAATCATCTGAATCTGTTGCTGAGGAGCGAAGACTGAAGAGGGAAAATCTTTCAAATGGGTTCTTTGAAGATGCTGGAAAAGAGGAATCACCTTCAAATCTTTTAGATACCTTGTTTGATGACTAG